Proteins from a single region of Thermus albus:
- the sufC gene encoding Fe-S cluster assembly ATPase SufC yields MNQLEIRDLWASIDGETILKGVNLVVPKGQVHALMGPNGAGKSTLGKILAGDPEYTVEKGDILLDGESILDLSPDERAKKGLFLAFQYPVEVPGVSMANFLRLALQAKLGREVGVAEFWTKVKKALELLDWDESYLSRYLNEGFSGGEKKRNEILQLLVLEPTYAVLDETDSGLDIDALKVVARGVNAMRGPNFGALVITHYQRLLNYIVPDRVHVMMDGRIVAEGGPELALELEAKGYEWLREVKEGA; encoded by the coding sequence ATGAACCAGCTAGAAATCCGTGACCTCTGGGCTTCTATAGATGGCGAAACCATCCTTAAGGGCGTGAACCTGGTGGTCCCCAAAGGCCAGGTCCATGCCCTCATGGGCCCCAACGGGGCCGGCAAGAGCACCCTGGGCAAGATCCTGGCCGGGGACCCTGAGTACACGGTGGAAAAAGGGGACATCCTGCTGGATGGGGAGAGCATCCTGGACCTCTCCCCGGACGAGAGGGCCAAAAAGGGCCTCTTTCTGGCCTTCCAGTACCCGGTGGAGGTGCCGGGGGTGAGCATGGCCAACTTCCTGCGCCTGGCCCTCCAGGCCAAGCTGGGCCGGGAGGTGGGGGTGGCGGAGTTTTGGACCAAGGTGAAGAAGGCCTTGGAACTTCTGGACTGGGACGAATCCTACCTCTCCCGCTACCTCAACGAGGGCTTCTCCGGCGGGGAGAAGAAGCGCAACGAGATCCTCCAGCTCCTGGTCCTCGAGCCCACCTATGCCGTACTGGACGAGACCGACTCCGGGCTGGACATTGACGCCCTCAAGGTGGTGGCCCGGGGGGTGAACGCCATGCGGGGCCCGAACTTCGGCGCCCTGGTGATCACCCACTACCAGCGCCTTCTGAACTACATCGTCCCCGACCGGGTGCACGTGATGATGGACGGGCGCATCGTGGCGGAAGGAGGCCCGGAGCTGGCCTTGGAGCTGGAGGCCAAGGGTTACGAGTGGCTTAGGGAAGTAAAGGAGGGGGCATGA